In Coleofasciculus sp. FACHB-T130, the DNA window AGGGTTAAAGTCTTTGGTGGATGAGATACAGCAACAAGGCGGTGAAGCAGTCGCAGTCGTTGCTGATGTCACGGATTTCGAGCAAGTAAAAGCGATCGCAGATAAAGCTGTGCAGGTATACGGGCGACTCGATACCTGGGTGCATTGCCCCGCCACGGGCGTTTTCGCCACTTTCGACAATACAACACCGGAAGAGTTTAAGCGGATTATCGATATCAGCCTGATGGGGCAGGTATACGGAGCAATGGCGGCGCTACCTCATCTCAAGCGTGAAGGACGCGGGGCGCTGATCCACATCTCTTCAATGGAAGGCAGGCGTTCATTACCCCTCCAGAGTGCCTACTCCTCAGCAAAGCACGGGGTTGAGGGCTTTCTAGAATCTCTGCGCGTCGAGCTGCAACATGAGGGAATCCCCATCAGTGTGACGAGTGTGAAGCCATCCGTGATCAACACGCCCTTCTACAACAACGGTCGCACGAAATTAGGCGTCAAGCCGACGGGAATACCGCCTTACTATGAGCCGAACCTTGTTGCCGATGCGATTCTCTACGTAGCCGAACACCCCACTCGTGACTTTATTGTGGGGGATGTGGGCAAGATGTTAGACGTGGTTCAGCGCATCTCACCGGGACTGGTGGATCAAATTTTGGTTCTCATCGGCTTCAATTTTCAGAAAACGAACGAGCCAAAGTCTGAAGATGCGCCAGATAATCTTTACGAGCCGATTCTCAGCCATGACAAAGTAGAAGGAGATTTTGGCAATCTAACGATTCCCTCCTTTACTGACTGGCTGGATAAGAATCCGCCGGTTAAATGGGGCGCTGTAGCAGCTGCGGCGTTGGGAGTTGCCGCAGTCGTCAAAGAGTTTTTCCCAGGAAATAATATTTAAGGCGATCGCATCAGGGACACTACTCGGTTGAAGCGATCGCATCCAACCTCAGCCGCCTTCTCATCTAAATCTAAAGTTGCGATCGCTCTCATAATTCTTAAAACGAATGGGGAATTGGAAAGAAGGCAGGCCTAATTTCATTTCCACTTCTCCATTCCCAAACAGCAACAAACTATCAATGACCCGATTCACAAATTAGATGTTATGCCTTCAACCTTCCATCTTCTAGATGCAACACTCGATCGGCAACATCCATAATTCGACTATCGTGTGTCACCATCAGAACCGTGCAACCGCCTTCCTTGGCGAGCTGACGCAGTAACTCAATCACAGCGTGTCCGGAGTGAGAATCTAAAGCCGCCGTAGGCTCATCTGCCATAATCAACTGAGGATTGCCAGCTAAAGCACGAGCGATCGCTACCCGTTGTTTTTGTCCCCCAGATAAATCGCGGGGTAAATTTTTCGCCTTATCCGCCAATCCCACCTGTTCTAGCAAAATTTGTGCTTGTTGCCGTGCCATTCGTCCCCGAATCCCTTTCAGATTCAGCGCTACTTCTATATTCTCAGCCGCAGTCAGCGCCGGAAACAAGTTAAATCCTTGAAAAATAAAGCCAATATTTTCCAGTCTGAACTTTGCTAACTGGCTCCGAGACATCCTTGTAATCTCTTCCCCCAGCAAGTGTACGCTGCCAGCAGTCGGCGTCAAAATCCCAGCCAAAATTGAGAGTAAGGTCGTTTTACCCGATCCAGATGGCCCCATCAATAGTTGAATATCGCCCTTGAAGATTTCCAGATTGACTCTTTTAAGGGCTTGGAAACGCGATCCTCCCGACTGGAATACCATTTCTACTCCGATGCCGATAATGGCTTTTCTGTGAGCCTGAAGCGAACTCATAGAAGGAATAGCATCTAGATTTCGGACACTGGCAAATTGAGTACGGTTGCTTTGGGAAAGAATCATCAAAATTTCTATTCGTTAGGTCTAAACTACAACGAGTTACTAAATGCAATCTGTCTTAAGTAACCATACTCCGGACAAAATTTCAACGGAAGCATCGAAGGAAAGAATCAGATGCAGGCTTTAAGAAGAAACCGAACATTAATGCCTCCGGCTCTAGATAAAGGCTGTTCGACTATTGAATAGCGAGCAGGAATCAATCTATTTTATGGAGATTGACATTAGGGACTAAATAGTAGGTGTGACTTTAGGTAGTACGAACCCTGCTCCCCTCACCGTTTCAAGTAAGATTGAATTACACTCACCTACTTAAAGTACGCATACTCTCCAAAATAGGTTTGTATAATGTTTTAATTTCTAATTGTTCCGCCCTGTTGCCAATATAAAGTTCAACTCACTATCAGTTAGGATAAAACAGACATCTACATTTATTATTGATGGTCATTGAGTATATCAGGTTCCTGAAAACCATCGACTATTATCCTAAAGCGGCAAAATTCTAAAATCATGCCTTAAAAACAATAGCCGGATCGACACGAGTCACTCTTTGGATAGCGAAGATAGCTGAACCAACACACATCAGAGTCGTAATCCCAAAGATGGCGATCGCACTTCCAGGCGTGATTAAAATGATGATTCCCTGAGTAGCAAACGTCCAAGCTCCCAACCCCTGGCAAAGAACCATGCTGGGAATATAGCCCAGAACCGCCATCCAGAGCGCCTGCTCGACAATCACACCGTAAATTTTCCAATCAGAAGCTCCCATCGCCTTGAGCGTACCATACTCCTTTAAGTGGTCAGATACAGAAGCGTAGAGGATCTGACCTGCGATCGCCATCCCGATAATAATGCCAACAACGGCACCCAAGCCCAAAATAAACCCAATTCCCGTGCGCTGCTGCCAGAAAACCCGCGTCTGCGATGCCATTTCAGCCTTCGTATAAGCGCGGGTATCTGGTAGTGCTGCTTCTAACTTTTTCTTGAGTTGCTGTAAATCTTGACCGGGCTTTGCCTGCACCAATACATAAGTGATTAAATCAGTAGGAGTTAATTTCTGGGGTGCAGGAGCAGATAGATTATTCGCAGCGGGTGGGTTATTAAAACTCGCCGACGCACTGGTACACTTTATGTCACCCGATTGGAGCTTGCAGTTTAAACTCGTCGTTACGCGGGAATTTGCGTAAGCGTTGGCAGTCTCCAACGAGGTGAACAAAAAAGTATTCGATGTAATTGATTGAGTGTCTTGCGTCAGAGCAACTAACTGTGCCTTAAATGAGCCAACTTCAGCAACATCGCCAATTTGTTTGATGTTCAAAGGACGCAAATTAGATTTATCCAGCATCACCGTGTAAGGCTGCTTTAAGGCACTCAAACTTCCTTGAATAACTTTCCCTGGACTAAATAATTCTCCGGCTGGATTGAATCCGATGATTCTCATCGGTGAAATCTTGTTCCGAGAATCTCGCCACAAAGATGCTTGGACAATCAGCGGTTCAGCTTGTTCTACGCCTTCTACCCGTCGAGCCTCAACAACTCGCTGCGCGGGTATGGGTAGTGTCAGCTCCATGTGAATCATATCCGCTGAGGATACCCAGATATCAGCATTGGAATTGTCGATTAGCAAAGTCGTAGCGCGAGTAAATCCATTGAAAATACCCGTTTGAATAGTGACTAAGCTAACTGCAAACATAATCCCCGCCTGAGCTGCCAGGAAGCGGGGAATATCCTCAAATAGGTTTTTGCGGGCGATTGATGCCATGAAAGGAGTTGTTTACTAGCGTGTTTATTATAAAACCGGAAAATTGAAAGACAATTTCCGCAAAACGAGCGAAATAAACTGAAAATTGCGTTACAGTACCCCAAACCCGATTTCTTAGAACAATCAGATTTGCTAATCCTATTCATTGTGCTTACCGATATATCCGCACTAAGATGGATTTTTTAAATTTATTTTACTGTGAAAGGATTAAGCTTGGTTCTGGCTGCGATTTCCCTATAATTACCGACGTGCTGAGAGGAGTTCAATGCGATCTCGTCTTTTCCGTGTCAGAGGAAATCTCGCCTATCCAGCGTCAAGCCAAGCCTCTGCTATCAAGCAATGCCGCTGCGCTCTCTACCTTTGCCTTTACCAATTTAATACCCGCGAAAGAGTAAAGAGCGATACTAACTAAGCTACCTTCATAAATAGAAACATCGTAATAAACAGACTACGCTCAACTTAAAATAACATAGGAGAAAAATTCATGAGCGACGAACAAAATCCAGTATTGCCAGAAGATCCCAGCGAAGCAGAACCGGGAAGAGGGGCACCAGGAAACAACCACATTGGAGTTCAATTATCGCAATCAGTATTGGGCGTGAATGCAGCAGATGCGGTGATTCCATCTAATGTGGACAAAGAGCTGAATAAACACCAAGTTGAAGCAGCTAGAGAACAAGAAGAAGGAACTGGTTTAGATACGACCGAGGGTTACATCCTGGATGAAGCGGGGCAGCTAAACAATTTTGCGATTGAGCCTCCAATGTATGTAGAAGAGAAATAATATACGACCTTTGCTGGGAGCGCCAATCATCAGCCTCCCGGCATATTCATGTATTTAAAAACAAAAATTTAATAACTTTGCCTGAAATCCTAGCGTCTCAACTGTAGGTAACAAAAAGACGTTATCGGCATTAGTTATGAAAAAAATATACTTTTTGATTATGGGGGCAGTTGCGATTTCGGCAATTACTGGTGCCACTCTAGCAACAGCCGGTCGCCAAACTGGGGAACAGAACCAACAAAGCATAGAAACAAATATACCGCAATCAACTTCGCTCCCAGAACCAACTGCGATCGCTTCCACCGTTAAAACCAACAACGATGCAGTTGAAGCCACAACGCCACAGATAAAGACTCAAGCGGATGTGGCAATACAGCCAAAGCTGCATAACTTTCCCCATCAACGCATCGTTCTGGTAGATGAAGTAAACCCAGAAAGTGACTTCGCTCAATTTCGGCAACAGTTGCGGGAAGCAGTGCGATCGCGCGATGCTGAGTTTCTGCAATCCATTTTGCCCCCCAACCAAATTGGCATTGGTCACGGCATCAGCACCCTCCCCGATTTGAAGCTAGAAAATCACAATGCCCCAATCTGGGGATGGCTAGAAAAAGCCCTAGCTGCCGGTTGTTTTCAAACCACTAACCAGGGGCAACCGGACGTTGACCCCCAATCTCCAGGTTGGATTTGTAACACCGTACCGCGCGATTTTGCTCGACAGTATCCCGCACCAAATTCTGCCGATGGCGTTTCCTACGAATTAAGCCGCGTCATCGTTGTAGGTGAAAATGTGAACGTGCGATCGCAACCCAGCGTAGAGAGTCCAGTAGTCGGCTTACTCTCAAACGAAGTCGTCAAAGTCAATCGTCAAATCGAAGAACAACGCGCCAGAGAACGGGCGCAACGAGGCGAAGATTACAGTTCCATCAACGGGTGGACTGCGGTAATTTTGCCAAATGGAAAACCGGGCTACATTTCCAATCGCTTTGCTTATTCTCCCCTTGAATATCAAGCCGTCTTTGGCACAGTGAAGGGGCAATGGCGTCTGCTTTATATGCCCGGTGGAGAGTAAATCAAAGTAAAAGTATCGCTATTTCGGGGAAAATTAGACAGGCGATCGGGAATTAAAAGCAAGTTTCCTACAGACTAAAGCTTGAAGCCAGGTAAATGAAGTTCGCAAAGGTGACTTCACGAAAACTATCTCTGTATTTTCGAGCTAGCCAAGCAAAGATTCTGTTACCTTGTCAAAATTCTCCAGCCTGATGAATACCTTTGAGAGTAACGTCCATGCCAGTAGACTTAATCATTCTAATTGCCGCACTCATCGTATCCTGGTTAGTCTTCACCTTACTCATTAAGGTAGTGAAAGCCAGCATCGGCACAGCCATTTTAATTGCGGCAGTTGTTCTCGTTTTACAACTCTTCTTTGGCATTGGCCCCCAAGACCTTTGGCAGCAGATAACCCAACTTCCCCAAACTATTTTGCGAATGGTTACGGGCAATTAATTAAATTAGCAAAAGTCCATAGTGTAGGGAAGTTTATCAATATGCTTAGCTAATCACCAATATTTTGTCAAACCCGTCCCTACAAATTCAGTTGTTTTTTCGGTTGCACTGACAATTACCTATTAAGCCATAATCATCTTGGCAACCTTTTCCATCACCTTACTCAAGGGATGATCTGGAAACCGCAGGCAAAAGAGATCGCTGCTTGCCATTTGAATCATCTCTTCTGAAAGCGGCAAAATTCCAGCCACCGGAGCATTGTAGGTTTTTTCTACCTGTTGCTTCAAGGCATCAAAATCCAAAACGGGTAGCGCCTTATTTACTAGCAGCAACATCTTAGGCACCTGTAATTTCCGAGCCACCTCCACCGTCACAGCAGTCCCCTGAAAGTCCTGGCGGTCTGGACGCAAAATTAGCACCAAAATATCAGAGATAGTAATAGAAAGTAGAGTTTCTTCGTTAAGACCTGGGTGGGTGTCAATAAATAAGTAATCCAGATTTAAGGTTTCCATTATCTCTTGGAAACCGTCATTGAGGAGACCAAAATCAAATCCCTCGCGCAGAACCTTAGTAATATCCCCTGCTTTGATACTAGAAGGAATCAGATGAATGCTGCCGCCTTTAACGCCAGTTTTTCTTAAAACTGAGGTGACATCATAAGCAGCTTCTTCAATTAAACAGCGACCCCACAGGTAGTCATTGAGAGAGTGTTCCATCTTCTGCTCATCGAAACCGAAAAGCACGTGAATTCCTGGCGATTGAATATCGGTATCAACGATACCAACGCGATACCCAAAGCGAGCCACTAAAGCTGCCAGATTCGCCGTCGAATTTGATTTGCCGGTGCCACCCCGGAATGAGTGGATGGACACAATTTTTGACATGGTTTACCTCAATATGTGAGAGGATTCTTCATCCTTAATAGAAAACAATCGAGAAAGCCCACTCAAGGGCGGGGGGAATGAACCGTGCGGCTTATACGCTATACCATTTTGTCTTTTGGTTGCAACATATAGATTCTCAGATGCCCTTTTTTCAAGCGTTAGGGAGGGGCTGGAAGAAGGGTTAATCTAGCGCCTCATAACCCAAATAGGATTACAACCTTATCAAGGTAATAGAAACTTGCGTTTAGGCTAATTCCCACAGCTTGATAGACGCTTATTTCGTTTACTCACTCCAGGTTCTGCCAGATATTTGTAGATAGCTTGCTTCGCTGTTTAGAGGCAAGGCGAGGTCGGTAGCGGAGTGTTTCCCCCTCTTCTAGTTCTTGCACGACGCCTTGAGCTACTAGAGCTTCTAACTGGGTGCGGGCAACTTCCTCACTTTCGCCAGTGTGAGCTGCCACTTCCGGCAAGGTCACGTTTTTTTGACGCATCATCCAGTTGACGAGTTTTTGCAGGTCATCGGGCAAATTCATCATATCAAGCATATTCAGACCAATATCAGTTTGGTGTCCGCTGGAATCGGTGGGTGATTGATCGATTCGTTCCTGATTCATCTTTTCCTTCCTTGTTCTTCAGCTAATGATGTGAATCGCGAGCCTACGCATCCGGCGTAGCATACTCAGTTCGATGTATCGGTAGATGTCCTCTAATAGCGCTTTATCTCGCTGCCATCAGGTAGATTCAGTCTCTGTATTCCTCACGGTTTTTGCCCGTTGCTGCAACTGCTGGAAGTAATCGAGTTCTTCGCTTTCAGCTTCCTGGCTAGTCTCTAGAACTTCTATTGTTGAGGAATTTGACTCGGTAGTGGTTTCTGCGTGCCCGTCGCTGCTCGATTTTCTCAAGTTTGCTCGTTGCTGCAACTGCTGGAAGTAATCGAGTTCTTCACTTTCAGTTTCTTGGCTTGCTGGTGTGACATCTGCTATTGAGGTATTTAACTCAGTAGCAGCTTGGGTTTGCCTATCTTCCTCCCAATTTCTCAAGGTTGCTCGTTGCTGCAACTGCTGGAAGTAGTCGAGTTCTTCGGTTTCTTCAACTTCTTGGCTTGGCTGGAGGACTTTTGGGGTGGAGATATTGGACTCAATTGCGGCTTCTCCCTGTCCGTCCTGCTGATTGCTTAATTCTTCGACAGGAGAAGTAATTTGGCTTGCCAATGCAACTTCTGGTATTTCAACGTTTGATTCCGCAACAGCTTCTGCTTGCCCATCATGATGCCGATTTCTTAACTTTTTACCCTTTTTCTGTAACTGCTGTAAGTAGTCGATTTCTTCTGTTGTTTCAGTGGCTTGGCTTGCCTGTGTAGCTTCTGGTATTTCAACAGTTGGCTCAGTGGTAGCTTCTGCTTCCCTATCATTGGATAGATTTCTTAACTCTTGTCCCTTTTGCTGCAACTGCTGTAAATAGTCGATTTCTGTCGTTGTTTCAGCGGCTTCTGGGATTTCAACGGTTGACTCAGTGGTAGCTTCTGCTTCCCCATCATTGGATCGATTCCTGAAACTTTTTCCCTTTTGCTGCAACTGTTGTAAGTAGTCAGTTTCTGCCGTTGTTTCAGCCGCTTCTGACCTCTCGACTTTTAATTTAGAAGTTGTTTTTTCAGAAGGATTGCTTTCTCGACTCCTGAGATTTTTCGCCTTTTCCTGCAATTCTTGGAAGTAGTCACTTTCTGTAATTTCCGCTACTTGGCGTTCTTTCTTTTCCTGGTCAATCTCAATATCGATTTTTAAAAACCCTTTGACGCCTTGATAGATGGCTTTGGCGTATCCTCTATCTATCAAAACGACGCCGACTGCCGTTGTCACCAGTGCCAATGCTGGGGGCACGAGGGGTATCCATCCTGCTTTGAGAAACAAAACATAACAAGTTCCAAACAAGAGGGCGATCGCTCCCCCTCCCGCAATCACCAAGAGCAAGGGACGCCGAATCCGCCATGCCACTAAGCCTCCCACCAACGACCAGGCCCAAATCCATCCAATTTCGCCCCACTCACTCCAGTACCAAAATAGCGGTCGTTTATCCAGAACTGCACTGAGGATCTGACTCACAACCTGAGCATGAATGACCACTCCGGGCATTTTCTGAGTGCCTTCTTGAGCAGCACTATAGGGCGTGTTGAAGTCGTCATTCACGCTAACTGCGGTGTAGCCAACCAAAACAACGCGATCTTTGACTAAAGCCGGATCTATCTTGCCCTTGAGTACATCTGTGAGCGTTATCTTTTGGGCAGGCAGATTTGCCGAACGGTAGTTAATCAACATCTGCAACCCTTCCGTGTCGGCTTTCCGGTATCCGCCAGCATTCGGATCGGGGCTTTTGAAGAGAGTGGAACCGATCTTCAGATTCCCGTCATCTGAAGGTTCTGCTTCGATTCCCTCAGCTTGCAGGTACATGAGTGCTAGGGTCAAATCCAAGGAGGTGATTTGCTCTTCGGGATCGCTACAAAGATGGGGGTTCTCTAAGGGAGCGTTCGGGACTGGAGGATTTGCCACTAAGAGACTGCGGCGAACCCATCCATCAGGTTCTTTGACAAAATCAGCAAATCCCACTTGGTCTGGTGAGATTCCAGGCGGTGGCGGAAATCCTGCCTGTTTACCATCACTGAGTTGGCAGATCGTAATAATGCGATCGCTTCCTTTGAGGATCTTCAATAAATTGGCATTCCCCTCTTTGACCGGAACATCCCGAATAATATCTATACCGATGGCTCTCGGTTCATACTGCTCTAGTTTCTCTAACGCTTTGGCAATTGTGGCATCCGAGATAGGCCACCCTTTCTCAGTTTGGATATCTCCCTCAGTAATCTCCACCAGCAACAGGCGATTATCTGGACCTTCATCACGACGCATCCGAGTCAGCTGGTCAAAAGCACCCAGCTCTTGTCCTTGGAGTATCCCTAGTTGCCTAGCTCCCACGACCAAGCTTGTCGCCACCACACTGGTGAGAACAACTTGTCCACCAAAATTTAAAGCTGCTGTGCGTAGGTTGTTTGTGTTTGATAGCAGGGAGCGAATCTTTGAACTGAGCTGAGAAACCATATAATTGCCGCCTCCTCTCTAGGGGCTAGAGTTTTAATCTTCGCTCAATGTGTAGCTTAAACAGAGGAAATTAAGATTAAGAATTTGTATGTATCCTTGTGTCCTTGAAAATTGTTTAAGCCGCAAATTGAGTCGTCAAGAACCAAAAAATTAATTGACTACAAAACTTTATGAAGCTTTTGAGAAGAAATCGGACAAATAGATAATTTTTTTGATTGAGAAAAGAAAAAGTGCCAATTTGAGAGATAATTTTATAGTAGTTATAACATCAAATTTTGTACTAAGCAAAAACCAGCGATTTTAAGTACCCACTAAGGCAAGAAATATGACAAAATTAATCGCTAATTTGTAGAGATATGCCAGGAAAAGTGGGAAACTTTGTTGAAGATTAAAGAGTCTTTGTCTAAAACCACTACGGTCGCGATCGAGTTTATTTACAAAGCACGATGCCTCATGGAGGCGATCCCTTTGGAAAGTGTTTCGATCCCTTTGTATGCACTCCGCTTGCTGCTCGCTAGGTAAACCCACTGCAACAACTTAAAGATTATGGTGAACAAGTCTTCTGTGTATTTCACAACACTCTCCTTAGCCTTGTTTGTGGGGCTTAGTGCGATCGCTACCAGCTTTCCAGCCACCGCCACCACAAAAAGCAAACCGATTCAACAACCCAGCCTGAACCGTAGGGAAATGCGTGTGGCAGGGCGCTTAAGATTTAGGCTGCCAAGGGTTGGGGCACCCAAAACTAGAGAACCGGGAGCATCGCGTGGTAGCAGCAGCTGCGCCGCCCAAGGAAAGTCGCTCATGGCATTGTTGCCCAGCACAAATGTAGGTTTGACTGTAGCAGCTCGCCCGACATTATTTGTTGCTGTTCCTAAAACTTCCGCCCAGGACGCAGAGTTTATTCTGTATGACGGCGAAACAAGTCAGCAGGTAATATACGAAACAACATTGCCGATTCCTAGCACAGGAGGTGTTGTGAGTGTTAGCCTTCCTCAAAAGGATGCACCCTCGTTAGTTGCTGGCAAAAAATACCGTTGGTCGTTATCAATGATTTGCGATGCTGAAGATCGGGGAGCAGATATTTCTGTAGAAGGGTGGATTCAACGAGTCCAACCAAATGTTGCCCTGAGGAATGATCTAAAGAAAGCAGCACCGCGCGATCGCCCAGCAATCTATGCAGAAGCTGGGATGTGGCTTGACACCCTCTCATCTCTAGCTGACTTACGTAACGCCAATCCTAGCGATTTCACCTTAGAGACCGATTGGAAAGACTTGTTAAAGTTAGTTAATCTCGGCACAGTGGCGGAAGAACCCTTAGTGGTAGATATCACTCAGAAGCAAACCCGATAAAGGAAAGCATTGCAGTGAATTAGGGGTAAGGGTCAAGCCCTTACTCCTACTTTATTCTGGCTGCACCAGCTGACTAATTTCTGTCACCCAATCCCGGCGATCGCGATGTTCCAGATTGAGGATATCCTCTAAAGACCAGTGAAAGTGAAAAGCTATCAAGGCTACCTCTTGGCGTAGTACGTCCGAAGGGTAGCCTAGAATTCCCCCGATAGAGAAAGCTCCACCTGAAATTGACGATTGCACTGGGGACACTGAACCGGAATGTAAGCTTCCCCCTCCTGGTTAATGCGATTGTAAAACTCCCGCAAATATGCCAGATCTCGCGAGAAAAGACCCTCTAACAGTGTAGGCGTTACCTCGGTTACAGTACCGATACAGGTAATCACCCGCGAGAGCATTACCAAGACTCCATAAGCTGGATTATCCTGAACGCCCCGGTCTTTTTGGACGCACATTTCATCTTTTGCCGTTGCCAGACGCATCACCCCCTGGCGATGAACGCCCCCTTGAGCATCGACCAATCCTCTAGGGAGGACAAATTCAAATTCTGTTTGGATGCGATCGCTGTCCATCTCGTCGGGTTACTCGGAATCAGAAGCCAGTGCAGGATTTGCAGAGGGGTTCGTGGCTTCTTTCAATCCTGCATTTTCCTGTTCTAGGTCATTAATTTGACGATAAAATTTCTGGAGATAATTCAGGTCACAAGCAAAAAAGCCTTCAACAACTGAAGGCGTGACCTCCTCCAACGCTCCCAAGCGGACAATCACGCGGGACAAAATAATCACTGTAGCGTAGGCAGGATTTGATTTAACACGCGGATCTCGCAAAGGGACAATCTCATCCATCGCCCTCGACAAACGCATCACACCTTTGCGGTGCAGATTGCCATCCGCATCGAGATATCCCTTAGGTAAAGTAAATTCAAACTCAGTTTGAATCATTCCTTGCTACTTGAATCCGTTTTAACTGTTCAACTGTCATTTCTATTTCTTCAATCTCCAGCTCACCCCCAGCCGCATTCACATCAGAAATTTTATAGCTAGTAGGCCACGCCCGTTGAAACTCAAATCTAAACTGTTCTTCCGCCGCTTGATTATAAATCACCAAAGAACCATCTCGTCGTTGTTCAGCCCAATCTCCATCCTGGACAGCTTGAATCCAGTTCCATAACGTCATCGAACAAGTCAGACCCCGGCGCAGAGTAATATTGCTGTAACTAACCTTACCCGGAATTTTTGTACTGACAATTCGACCCTTAGATTCCCCATCTTTTCCCCACTTTTGAGGTGTCACCTCAGAGATTTCTATCACCTGTTGGGTAGACTTAAAACCACTACAATCCATAAAGTAGCCGTCTACTGCATCATTGCTGCCATTTAGTTTTAGTTCTAGAAAAAATCGGCAAGTGGTGAGAATTTCAGGGAAGTCTGTCACAGTTGATACCGCCTTACAACCAATGAGCTTTCGAGCTGATAAATCAATGACTGGTGAATAAGACTGTGTAACATCTCACCTCACCAGCGCAGTTTTACAGGGAGTTGACTTTAAAATTCTTTCTACGCCGATACAGTAAACTTCATCCGCTCGTAGTTAAGCTTAAGCGTCCAAGTTTCCAGTTCGCTACTTCCTGCGTCCCGCTTAGGAACATCAAAACTATTGGGAAGCACGCCTACAAAGCTGTACGTTAACCCCACCTTCCCCTCTGAACCGGAGTAATAGACATTAATTGTCATTTCTTTGCGTAAAGTTCGCGCTTTTGCAGCTTCCCCAAGGTTAGCTTTCGAGGCACAATCCTTGTACCACTCCCACAGCTTATCGTCATTTCCGCCTTGATGCGCTCCTGGCACCAAAACGAGCGTTATCTCGCCATACTTCGGTTGACTTGGAACACTGAGAACCAGCGATTTTCCCTTCGGACCAGAACCGATGGCATTATCAGCACCCTTTGGGGACATATCTACTGACATCCCACTGACTTCTTTGATAATGATGTCTTTGATATCACCAATTGCTACATCGTAGTTATCACTAGATAGTAACTCAACAGCATCAGCCATAAATAACCTTCCAATCAATTACAAAGTGCAAAGGAATGATTTTTGCGATCGCTTCTTAAAGCGAACAAAATTAAGAATATTGTCTCAAACACCCAGACTTAGATAGATCAAGCTGGATCAAATTGGTCAACCTGTAGCGTAAAGGTTTCTTCAAGCAACCCGCCATCTGCACTGAGTTTCCCGATTTGATATTTACAAATCCAAACTCCGCTCATCTTCCAAGAGTCCACCATTTCTCCGGCTGAGTTATAGGATTTTATTACGCCTTCTGCCATCCTGGCACTCGTTGGAAAACCGCCACCATCCTCTGCTTTTGGCATACACTGTAGCAACCACTTTCGCATCAGTGAGCTAGTGCTTTTTGCATCTCCACTCGCTAGGGTTACTAAAGTAATTTGAACCGCGGCTTCC includes these proteins:
- a CDS encoding CHASE2 domain-containing protein, with the translated sequence MVSQLSSKIRSLLSNTNNLRTAALNFGGQVVLTSVVATSLVVGARQLGILQGQELGAFDQLTRMRRDEGPDNRLLLVEITEGDIQTEKGWPISDATIAKALEKLEQYEPRAIGIDIIRDVPVKEGNANLLKILKGSDRIITICQLSDGKQAGFPPPPGISPDQVGFADFVKEPDGWVRRSLLVANPPVPNAPLENPHLCSDPEEQITSLDLTLALMYLQAEGIEAEPSDDGNLKIGSTLFKSPDPNAGGYRKADTEGLQMLINYRSANLPAQKITLTDVLKGKIDPALVKDRVVLVGYTAVSVNDDFNTPYSAAQEGTQKMPGVVIHAQVVSQILSAVLDKRPLFWYWSEWGEIGWIWAWSLVGGLVAWRIRRPLLLVIAGGGAIALLFGTCYVLFLKAGWIPLVPPALALVTTAVGVVLIDRGYAKAIYQGVKGFLKIDIEIDQEKKERQVAEITESDYFQELQEKAKNLRSRESNPSEKTTSKLKVERSEAAETTAETDYLQQLQQKGKSFRNRSNDGEAEATTESTVEIPEAAETTTEIDYLQQLQQKGQELRNLSNDREAEATTEPTVEIPEATQASQATETTEEIDYLQQLQKKGKKLRNRHHDGQAEAVAESNVEIPEVALASQITSPVEELSNQQDGQGEAAIESNISTPKVLQPSQEVEETEELDYFQQLQQRATLRNWEEDRQTQAATELNTSIADVTPASQETESEELDYFQQLQQRANLRKSSSDGHAETTTESNSSTIEVLETSQEAESEELDYFQQLQQRAKTVRNTETEST
- a CDS encoding phage tail assembly protein, with amino-acid sequence MDSDRIQTEFEFVLPRGLVDAQGGVHRQGVMRLATAKDEMCVQKDRGVQDNPAYGVLVMLSRVITCIGTVTEVTPTLLEGLFSRDLAYLREFYNRINQEGEAYIPVQCPQCNRQFQVELSLSGEF
- a CDS encoding phage tail protein, which codes for MTDFPEILTTCRFFLELKLNGSNDAVDGYFMDCSGFKSTQQVIEISEVTPQKWGKDGESKGRIVSTKIPGKVSYSNITLRRGLTCSMTLWNWIQAVQDGDWAEQRRDGSLVIYNQAAEEQFRFEFQRAWPTSYKISDVNAAGGELEIEEIEMTVEQLKRIQVARNDSN
- a CDS encoding DUF928 domain-containing protein; the protein is MVNKSSVYFTTLSLALFVGLSAIATSFPATATTKSKPIQQPSLNRREMRVAGRLRFRLPRVGAPKTREPGASRGSSSCAAQGKSLMALLPSTNVGLTVAARPTLFVAVPKTSAQDAEFILYDGETSQQVIYETTLPIPSTGGVVSVSLPQKDAPSLVAGKKYRWSLSMICDAEDRGADISVEGWIQRVQPNVALRNDLKKAAPRDRPAIYAEAGMWLDTLSSLADLRNANPSDFTLETDWKDLLKLVNLGTVAEEPLVVDITQKQTR
- a CDS encoding phage tail protein, producing the protein MAIITVENFELEIKGVGDGLQFKSVDLPAYKTDVQHGDALMSGAKGAVRQTLTKKREAAVQITLVTLASGDAKSTSSLMRKWLLQCMPKAEDGGGFPTSARMAEGVIKSYNSAGEMVDSWKMSGVWICKYQIGKLSADGGLLEETFTLQVDQFDPA
- a CDS encoding DUF6760 family protein — protein: MGGILGYPSDVLRQEVALIAFHFHWSLEDILNLEHRDRRDWVTEISQLVQPE
- a CDS encoding phage tail protein, giving the protein MADAVELLSSDNYDVAIGDIKDIIIKEVSGMSVDMSPKGADNAIGSGPKGKSLVLSVPSQPKYGEITLVLVPGAHQGGNDDKLWEWYKDCASKANLGEAAKARTLRKEMTINVYYSGSEGKVGLTYSFVGVLPNSFDVPKRDAGSSELETWTLKLNYERMKFTVSA